In one Hymenobacter sp. DG25B genomic region, the following are encoded:
- a CDS encoding PIG-L family deacetylase yields the protein MRLSFWWNTMVLAFLLPFTTLAQAPKTYSSSEILLGLKKLNVLGSVLYIAAHPDDENTRLIAYMANGRLLETGYFSCTRGDGGQNLIGPELREQLGVIRTQELLAARRIDGGRQFFSRANDFGFSKTAEETFTIWDKEQVLSDMVWVIRQRRPDVLITRFPPDARAGHGHHTASAMLAIEAFDAAGDPKRFPEQLKYVQPWQPKRLLWNTGSFFVKAGEDMSGYLKLDAGGYNPLLGLSYGEIAARSRSQHKSQGFGSAATRGEALEYFQLLKGEKAEKDLFEGVDMSWNRVKGGAAVGKLLEEVIQKYDAANPAASVAGLLKVRATLRKLKVAPLTNEKFWVEQKENQVNELIRATLGLYLEATASSSSIVAGENVPITIEVTSRLMNSKQLPKADLISIMYSGQEFAITAVGKEDKLPAGRQSLLKREVAFMASDTMTSQPYWLNTRGSIGMYKVEKQLERGQPETGPSIEVTFEFLIGSQSIDYTVPVQYKSTDPVEGEKYRPLAIVPPVAVNIVGHAYVFAENKPKTVPVTLKAGQADAKGTVALQVPTGWKVEPASIPFDIKNKDEERTVEFQVQPTSSQQSTGQLRAVATMNGQAYSRGIQTIAYNHIPTQTLFPEAVAPLVKLDLKRRKQDIGYLMGAGDEVPDALRQIGYNVTLLKPEDLTTERLRRYQAVVVGIRAYNTLDRLKYQQPTLLQYVENGGNLVVQYTVSRGTVLPEIGPYPMKLSNDRVTVENAAVTFLKPQHALLNTPNKISSQDFEGWQQEQGLYYPSQWDPKYQTIISSHDPGEPAKESAILVADYGKGHYIYTGLSFFRELPAGVPGAYRLLTNMIELGK from the coding sequence ATGCGCTTGTCTTTTTGGTGGAATACCATGGTGTTGGCTTTCCTGCTGCCCTTCACCACCCTGGCCCAGGCCCCCAAAACCTATTCCTCCTCGGAAATACTGCTGGGCCTGAAAAAGCTGAACGTGCTGGGCTCGGTGCTTTACATAGCCGCCCACCCCGACGATGAGAATACCCGCCTGATAGCCTACATGGCCAATGGCCGCCTGCTGGAAACCGGCTACTTCAGCTGCACCCGCGGCGACGGCGGCCAGAACCTCATCGGCCCGGAGCTGCGCGAGCAGCTGGGCGTCATCCGCACCCAGGAGCTGCTGGCGGCCCGCCGCATCGATGGCGGCCGGCAGTTCTTCTCCCGCGCCAACGACTTCGGCTTCAGCAAAACCGCCGAGGAAACCTTTACCATTTGGGATAAAGAGCAAGTGCTTTCCGATATGGTCTGGGTAATTCGCCAGCGCCGCCCCGATGTGCTCATCACCCGCTTTCCACCCGATGCCCGGGCCGGCCACGGCCACCACACTGCCTCGGCCATGCTGGCCATTGAAGCCTTTGATGCTGCCGGCGACCCCAAACGCTTCCCCGAACAGCTGAAGTACGTGCAGCCTTGGCAGCCTAAGCGCCTGCTCTGGAACACCGGCTCCTTCTTCGTGAAGGCTGGTGAGGATATGAGTGGCTACCTGAAGCTGGATGCCGGTGGCTACAATCCGCTACTGGGCCTGAGCTACGGCGAAATAGCTGCCCGCAGCCGCTCCCAGCACAAAAGCCAGGGCTTTGGCTCTGCCGCCACGCGGGGCGAGGCGCTGGAATATTTCCAACTGCTGAAAGGGGAGAAGGCGGAGAAGGATTTGTTTGAGGGCGTGGATATGAGCTGGAACCGCGTGAAAGGCGGCGCTGCCGTGGGCAAGCTGCTTGAGGAGGTAATCCAGAAGTATGATGCTGCAAATCCGGCGGCGAGTGTGGCGGGGCTGCTAAAGGTGCGAGCTACACTACGGAAGCTAAAAGTAGCGCCTCTTACAAATGAGAAATTTTGGGTTGAGCAAAAGGAAAACCAAGTCAACGAGCTGATTCGGGCAACACTTGGCCTGTATTTAGAAGCAACAGCAAGTAGTTCAAGTATAGTAGCAGGGGAGAATGTGCCAATTACAATTGAGGTAACCTCACGGCTCATGAACTCCAAACAGCTTCCTAAAGCTGACCTGATTAGCATAATGTATTCAGGGCAGGAGTTTGCTATAACTGCAGTCGGTAAGGAGGATAAGCTTCCTGCTGGACGTCAATCGTTACTTAAAAGAGAGGTTGCTTTTATGGCTTCGGATACGATGACCTCTCAGCCCTATTGGTTGAATACAAGAGGCTCAATCGGGATGTATAAAGTAGAAAAGCAACTTGAACGTGGACAGCCCGAAACTGGTCCAAGCATCGAGGTGACATTTGAGTTTTTAATAGGCAGCCAATCCATAGATTACACCGTTCCCGTTCAATACAAAAGCACCGACCCGGTAGAAGGAGAGAAGTATCGTCCCTTGGCCATAGTGCCGCCCGTAGCCGTAAACATTGTGGGGCACGCCTACGTCTTCGCTGAAAACAAGCCTAAAACCGTTCCGGTAACCCTGAAAGCTGGTCAGGCTGATGCCAAAGGCACCGTGGCCCTCCAAGTGCCCACCGGCTGGAAAGTAGAGCCCGCCAGCATTCCGTTCGACATCAAAAACAAGGATGAAGAACGCACGGTGGAGTTTCAGGTGCAGCCCACGAGTAGCCAACAGAGCACCGGCCAGCTGCGTGCCGTGGCCACCATGAATGGCCAGGCATACAGCCGCGGCATCCAGACTATTGCCTACAACCACATTCCCACCCAAACGCTCTTCCCAGAGGCCGTGGCCCCGCTGGTGAAGCTGGATCTGAAGCGGCGGAAGCAGGATATCGGCTACCTCATGGGTGCCGGTGACGAGGTGCCGGATGCCCTGCGCCAGATTGGCTACAACGTAACGCTGCTCAAGCCCGAAGATCTGACCACTGAGCGCCTGCGCCGCTACCAAGCTGTGGTAGTAGGCATACGTGCCTACAACACCCTGGACCGCCTGAAATACCAGCAACCCACTCTGCTGCAATACGTGGAAAATGGCGGCAACCTGGTAGTGCAGTACACCGTGAGCCGGGGCACGGTACTGCCCGAAATTGGCCCATATCCCATGAAGCTCTCCAACGACCGGGTTACCGTAGAAAATGCGGCCGTTACGTTCCTCAAGCCGCAACACGCCCTGCTGAATACGCCCAACAAGATTTCCAGCCAGGATTTTGAAGGCTGGCAGCAGGAGCAGGGCCTCTACTACCCCTCGCAGTGGGACCCCAAATACCAGACCATCATCAGCAGCCACGACCCCGGTGAGCCCGCCAAAGAAAGCGCCATTCTGGTTGCCGATTACGGCAAAGGCCACTATATCTACACCGGCCTGTCGTTCTTCCGGGAACTGCCGGCCGGCGTGCCGGGTGCGTACCGCCTGCTCACCAATATGATTGAGCTTGGTAAATAA
- a CDS encoding T9SS type A sorting domain-containing protein, producing MSKLLSASVLRMALCLVCLFISFTAHAATADGKITPNEYKASQTSGSYTWYLDWDNTYLYVAVQQNGGTNLAAWTLPSVLFLDNNPALPVNSNLSSDGTLVGIPYTDPANSNSSLTFKPPFRADRAFVFTNDGLSFYLANTSTGTWFSPANYPSATNPESDPAQLYAGSQQGNTPSIIREFRVYRSAIGMEGSASAFNWFAYTLRNSNATSGSQIPKNNPDPLLTAGSQIQPASFYYTVPGMADADRSSIFSRVSYSYQDASVVPVTSPFYDFTVNAPGQTLTLEAPLVINGNFSLYQGNIRLQGLSSLTILKNFLVGENASFAPSANNAAGQYTLSVGGDFKIMGTLNPGTSTTSFTGGNQNILLSAPTQLYRLIITKPGVKQLYNELEILQELQLKDGIINTGAHRLKMIVDGKNIMLTEDKGYVLGTVVAISKAPVNVPGNYNFGGIGLKLNANGNNGTSQGPSLGITTVTRYTGTTLYGQALPPYDPYNLVFAKSIKRQYVVEPAYKGENQPLNVNLVFTYRHDPAVPTVLAEPTELNSIAEANLILFRSNSLQGPWQLMKPPVRNPDANTVGVTGITNFFERFIFTLGDGAAPLPVTLTAFTGKPAVGGGVQLTWNTASELNNHGFTVERQLAENRWEALTALPGKGANGGRYTYLDRKAQGSATWYYRLRQTDDDGTATYSQVVAVTTGAQAARQLQLSPVPTSDVLTLSNLPEGAKELVVLDQLGREHLRQPVTGTTATISVSALVPSTYSVRVQGAGTVQNARFIKR from the coding sequence ATGAGCAAGCTACTCTCCGCTTCCGTCCTCCGGATGGCGCTGTGCCTCGTGTGCCTGTTTATTTCCTTTACTGCGCACGCAGCTACCGCAGATGGGAAAATCACCCCAAACGAATATAAAGCTTCCCAAACCAGTGGTAGCTATACCTGGTACCTAGATTGGGATAATACATATTTGTATGTAGCAGTCCAGCAGAATGGAGGAACCAATCTTGCTGCCTGGACGCTGCCCTCCGTATTATTTCTGGATAACAACCCGGCCCTGCCCGTTAATAGCAACCTTTCCTCCGATGGCACCCTGGTTGGGATACCGTATACTGATCCGGCTAATAGCAACAGCAGCCTAACGTTTAAGCCCCCTTTCCGGGCAGACAGGGCTTTCGTTTTCACAAATGACGGGCTAAGTTTTTATCTGGCCAACACCAGTACGGGCACTTGGTTTTCGCCGGCTAATTATCCTTCCGCCACTAATCCGGAATCGGATCCGGCGCAACTGTACGCCGGGTCACAACAGGGAAATACCCCTTCTATCATCCGGGAATTCAGGGTGTACCGAAGCGCTATAGGCATGGAGGGCAGCGCCTCCGCTTTCAATTGGTTTGCCTATACCCTGAGAAACTCAAACGCTACCTCCGGCAGCCAGATACCAAAAAACAATCCTGACCCACTCCTGACCGCAGGCAGCCAAATACAGCCCGCCTCCTTCTACTACACCGTGCCGGGTATGGCCGATGCTGACCGGAGTTCAATCTTCAGCCGGGTTAGCTACTCTTACCAGGATGCCAGTGTAGTTCCTGTTACCTCTCCTTTTTATGACTTCACTGTAAATGCTCCCGGGCAGACATTAACCCTGGAAGCACCGTTGGTAATTAATGGCAATTTTTCCCTTTACCAAGGAAATATTCGACTCCAAGGCCTTTCCAGCCTCACCATACTAAAGAACTTTCTGGTAGGCGAAAACGCTTCTTTCGCGCCCAGCGCCAACAATGCAGCCGGGCAGTATACCCTTAGCGTAGGTGGCGACTTTAAAATAATGGGAACCTTAAACCCCGGAACAAGCACCACTTCTTTCACCGGGGGCAACCAAAACATTTTACTGTCGGCTCCAACGCAGCTTTACCGGCTTATCATCACTAAGCCCGGGGTAAAGCAATTGTATAATGAACTGGAAATCCTGCAGGAGCTTCAGCTAAAGGATGGCATAATTAATACCGGTGCTCATCGGCTGAAGATGATAGTGGATGGGAAAAATATCATGCTGACGGAGGATAAGGGCTATGTATTGGGCACCGTAGTAGCCATCAGCAAAGCCCCTGTAAATGTGCCCGGCAACTATAACTTCGGCGGCATTGGGCTAAAGCTGAATGCGAATGGGAATAATGGTACCAGCCAGGGCCCCAGCCTGGGTATTACCACCGTTACGCGCTATACCGGCACTACCCTCTACGGCCAGGCACTACCACCCTACGACCCCTACAATCTGGTTTTTGCCAAGAGTATTAAGCGGCAATATGTGGTAGAGCCTGCTTACAAAGGCGAGAATCAGCCGTTAAACGTAAACCTGGTGTTCACCTACCGGCACGATCCTGCCGTACCCACCGTATTGGCAGAACCCACTGAGCTAAACAGCATTGCAGAAGCTAATCTGATACTGTTTCGGTCTAACTCCCTGCAAGGCCCCTGGCAGCTCATGAAACCACCGGTCCGTAACCCCGATGCCAATACGGTTGGGGTAACTGGCATCACTAATTTCTTTGAGCGATTCATCTTCACTTTGGGTGATGGCGCCGCCCCCCTGCCCGTCACGCTCACCGCGTTTACCGGCAAACCGGCCGTGGGCGGCGGAGTGCAGCTCACCTGGAACACGGCCTCCGAGCTAAACAACCATGGCTTCACCGTAGAGCGCCAGCTGGCGGAAAACCGGTGGGAAGCCCTGACTGCCTTGCCCGGCAAGGGTGCCAATGGCGGGCGCTACACCTATCTGGACCGCAAAGCGCAGGGTAGTGCCACCTGGTATTACCGCCTCCGGCAAACCGATGACGATGGCACCGCTACTTATTCCCAGGTGGTGGCCGTTACGACTGGCGCGCAGGCAGCCCGTCAGCTTCAGCTAAGTCCGGTGCCCACTTCCGACGTGCTGACGCTCAGCAACCTGCCCGAGGGGGCAAAAGAGCTGGTTGTTCTCGACCAGCTGGGCCGGGAACATCTTCGGCAGCCGGTAACAGGCACCACCGCTACTATTTCGGTCAGCGCCCTAGTGCCCAGTACTTATTCCGTACGCGTCCAGGGGGCTGGCACCGTGCAGAATGCCCGCTTTATCAAGCGTTAA
- a CDS encoding deoxynucleoside kinase: MHIAIVGNIGAGKTTLANKLAHHFNWEVFLEDVDHNPYLKDFYDDMHHWAFHLQVYFLNSRFKQTQRIKELQKASKGVIQDRTIYEDAHIFAANLHESGLMPERDYHNYLGLFESMVSMVDPPDLLLYLKADLPKLISQIEKRNRDYENNIKIEYLKNLNEHYERWISNYHHGRLLVIDVNTLDYVNNPEDLGIIVDRINSTLFGLF, encoded by the coding sequence ATGCATATTGCAATCGTCGGCAACATTGGCGCCGGCAAAACTACGCTGGCCAACAAACTGGCGCATCATTTCAACTGGGAAGTCTTTCTGGAAGATGTGGATCATAATCCCTACCTGAAAGATTTCTACGACGATATGCACCACTGGGCTTTTCACCTGCAGGTGTATTTCCTCAACAGCCGCTTTAAGCAAACCCAGCGCATAAAAGAGCTGCAAAAGGCCAGCAAAGGCGTTATTCAGGACCGCACCATTTACGAGGACGCGCACATTTTTGCGGCCAACCTGCATGAGTCGGGCCTGATGCCCGAGCGCGACTACCACAACTACCTGGGCTTGTTTGAATCGATGGTGAGCATGGTAGACCCGCCAGACCTGCTGCTATACCTCAAAGCAGATCTGCCCAAGCTGATTTCGCAGATTGAGAAGCGCAACCGCGACTACGAGAACAACATCAAAATTGAGTACCTGAAAAACCTCAACGAGCATTATGAGCGGTGGATCAGCAATTACCACCATGGCCGCCTGCTGGTTATCGACGTCAACACGCTCGATTACGTGAATAACCCGGAAGACCTGGGCATCATTGTAGACCGGATTAACAGTACTTTATTTGGGCTGTTTTAG
- a CDS encoding CDGSH iron-sulfur domain-containing protein — protein sequence MATKITVLSNGSLRVEGEFEIVDAQGNTYGLAGRERVSICRCGLSKNKPFCDGSHKGHFEHNAEAFDLPAPKV from the coding sequence ATGGCCACTAAAATCACAGTTCTGAGCAACGGCTCCCTCCGCGTAGAGGGAGAATTTGAAATTGTAGATGCCCAGGGCAACACCTACGGCCTGGCGGGCCGCGAGCGGGTGAGCATCTGCCGCTGCGGGCTTTCTAAGAACAAGCCCTTCTGCGACGGCTCCCACAAAGGCCACTTCGAGCACAATGCCGAAGCCTTCGACCTGCCGGCGCCTAAAGTATAG
- a CDS encoding DUF2461 domain-containing protein, with the protein MDRAFLLNFLRQLAANNHKAWMDANRADYHRARAIYTELVAELLRGAQRFEPDLAALSPSDVMFRINKNDRFQQSNEPYKRHMGAGVKPGGRHSPWAGYFIALEPGGESYVGAGRWMPEPAQLARIRQEIHYNGEAFHAMRQQPELLRHYPTGLDRSQALKTAPKGYDRTDPDIEWLQLKSHFVWHSIPDADVLRPDFPEQVLTAWRAAQPLVHFLNDAMAAEE; encoded by the coding sequence ATGGATAGAGCTTTTCTACTGAATTTCCTGCGCCAGCTGGCGGCCAACAACCATAAAGCCTGGATGGATGCCAACCGGGCCGACTATCACCGTGCCCGTGCCATCTATACGGAGCTGGTGGCGGAATTGCTCCGTGGGGCCCAGCGCTTCGAGCCTGATTTGGCGGCGCTTTCGCCTTCGGATGTGATGTTCCGCATCAATAAAAACGACCGGTTTCAGCAAAGCAACGAGCCCTATAAGCGCCACATGGGCGCGGGCGTAAAGCCCGGTGGGCGCCATAGTCCGTGGGCAGGCTATTTTATTGCTCTGGAGCCCGGCGGCGAAAGCTACGTAGGCGCCGGCCGCTGGATGCCCGAACCCGCCCAGCTGGCCCGCATCCGCCAGGAAATTCACTACAACGGGGAGGCCTTCCACGCCATGCGCCAGCAACCGGAGCTGCTGCGTCACTACCCCACCGGCCTCGACCGCAGCCAGGCCCTGAAAACCGCCCCTAAAGGCTATGACCGCACCGACCCGGACATTGAATGGCTGCAGCTGAAAAGCCACTTTGTCTGGCACTCCATTCCCGATGCCGATGTACTGCGCCCCGATTTTCCCGAGCAGGTGCTCACAGCCTGGCGCGCTGCCCAGCCCCTGGTGCACTTCCTGAACGATGCTATGGCCGCAGAGGAATAA
- a CDS encoding sodium:solute symporter, which produces MSALDWAVLAGALTFIIGYGAWRTRQAGSSLDGYLLGGRQTRWWGVGLSIIATQASAITFLSTPGQAYADGMRFIQFYFGLPVAMVLISIIAVPIYQRLQVYTAYEYLQSRFDKRTRTLAAGLFLLQRGLSNGLSLYAPALVLSAILGWNTTVTVCLLGAAIIGYTVSGGTRAVTVTQQGQVAVIFSGMVVAGYLLVHYLPAEVGFSDAMHLAGRMGKLNLVDFHFDWENRYNFWTGMTGGLFLALSYFGTDQSQVQRYLSGQSITQSRLGLLMNGLVKVPMQFGILLVGVLLFVFYLFQPAPLTFNRPIYERVMRSAVAPRAQQLQREYSAVQDAQRAAATALVAAHQQNNAPAQAAANQRLQTTQAAAAGIRASWQGLVKQVAPAADAKDTDYVFISFVLRYLPRGLVGLLVAVVLSAAMSSAASGLNSLGSTTVIDLYRPFTRRLHCPDAHLVAVSRWSTVGWGVLGIGFALFAARMENLIQAVNILGSLFYGTILGIFAVAFFQKQVHGRAVFWAAVITQAATFLAFWLTDIAYLWYNILGCFAVMLLAELGQKLVDRQKSQPKQPAALS; this is translated from the coding sequence ATGAGCGCGCTGGACTGGGCCGTACTGGCGGGGGCGCTGACCTTTATCATTGGCTACGGGGCCTGGCGTACGCGGCAGGCGGGTTCTTCGCTGGATGGCTACCTGCTGGGCGGCCGCCAAACCCGCTGGTGGGGCGTGGGGCTGAGCATTATTGCCACCCAGGCCTCGGCCATTACCTTTCTCAGCACTCCCGGCCAGGCCTACGCTGATGGCATGCGCTTTATCCAGTTCTACTTTGGCCTGCCCGTGGCCATGGTCCTGATTTCGATAATAGCGGTGCCAATTTACCAGCGCCTGCAGGTATATACTGCCTACGAGTACCTGCAAAGCCGCTTTGATAAGCGCACCCGCACCCTGGCGGCAGGGCTTTTTCTGCTCCAGCGCGGCCTCAGCAACGGACTTTCCCTGTATGCCCCGGCGCTGGTGTTGTCAGCTATTCTGGGCTGGAATACTACCGTAACGGTGTGCCTGCTGGGCGCCGCCATTATCGGCTATACCGTGAGCGGGGGCACCCGCGCCGTTACCGTTACGCAGCAGGGGCAGGTGGCCGTTATCTTCAGCGGCATGGTGGTGGCCGGCTACTTGCTGGTGCACTATCTGCCAGCCGAAGTAGGCTTTTCTGATGCTATGCACCTGGCCGGGCGTATGGGCAAGCTGAACCTGGTTGACTTTCATTTCGATTGGGAAAACCGCTATAACTTCTGGACGGGCATGACGGGCGGCCTGTTTCTGGCGCTGTCCTACTTCGGCACCGACCAAAGCCAGGTGCAACGCTACCTCTCCGGCCAGAGCATAACGCAAAGCCGCCTGGGCCTGCTCATGAATGGCCTGGTGAAGGTGCCCATGCAGTTTGGGATTCTGCTGGTGGGCGTGCTGCTTTTTGTGTTCTACCTGTTTCAGCCAGCTCCCCTCACCTTCAACCGCCCCATTTATGAGCGGGTAATGCGCAGCGCCGTGGCACCCCGGGCCCAGCAATTGCAGCGGGAATACAGTGCGGTGCAGGACGCGCAGCGCGCAGCGGCCACCGCGCTGGTAGCAGCTCACCAGCAGAACAACGCCCCAGCCCAGGCCGCCGCCAACCAGCGCCTGCAAACCACCCAGGCCGCCGCGGCGGGCATCCGGGCCTCGTGGCAGGGCCTGGTAAAGCAGGTGGCACCCGCCGCCGATGCCAAAGACACCGACTATGTGTTTATCTCCTTTGTGCTGCGCTACCTGCCGCGCGGGCTGGTGGGCCTGCTGGTGGCCGTGGTGCTAAGCGCGGCCATGAGCTCGGCCGCCTCGGGCCTCAATTCCCTGGGCTCTACCACCGTTATTGACCTATACCGGCCCTTTACACGGCGCCTGCACTGCCCCGATGCGCATCTGGTGGCCGTGTCGCGCTGGTCTACGGTGGGGTGGGGCGTGCTGGGAATTGGCTTTGCGCTGTTTGCCGCCCGCATGGAAAACCTTATTCAGGCCGTGAATATTCTGGGCTCCCTGTTTTACGGCACCATCCTGGGTATTTTTGCCGTGGCGTTCTTCCAAAAGCAGGTGCATGGCCGGGCCGTATTCTGGGCGGCTGTTATCACGCAGGCAGCCACCTTCCTGGCTTTCTGGCTCACGGATATTGCCTACCTGTGGTACAATATTCTGGGCTGCTTTGCGGTAATGCTGCTGGCTGAGTTGGGTCAAAAATTAGTGGACCGGCAGAAAAGTCAACCCAAACAGCCCGCTGCCTTGTCATAA
- a CDS encoding DUF547 domain-containing protein encodes MVFPSRLLPALLGWLVLCMLSTNTLAADGPAQVHQLWNELLFKHVTPDGRVDYQGFLDEEEKLAEYLQVLAQTTPNEQTWTRDDVKAFWLNAYNATTVSLVLEYYPVSSLNTVRVKSANGFSLWEAPTVMAAGHEYSLNQVERTQLRDRFQDPRIHFALVSGAVSSPVLRNEAYEGRRLHAQLEEQTQRFLLDPLLNTITPEHAQLSSLFDWYSAEFGPDTTALIGFINRYLRTPLAATAQVDFLPFDWRLNDRQALSGTQALTR; translated from the coding sequence ATGGTTTTCCCTTCCCGGCTCCTGCCCGCGCTCTTGGGCTGGCTGGTGCTGTGCATGCTGTCCACCAACACCTTGGCAGCAGACGGCCCCGCCCAGGTGCATCAGCTTTGGAATGAGCTGCTGTTCAAGCACGTAACCCCCGATGGCCGCGTGGACTACCAGGGCTTCCTGGACGAGGAGGAAAAACTGGCCGAATACCTGCAGGTATTGGCCCAAACCACGCCCAACGAGCAAACCTGGACCCGCGACGACGTAAAAGCCTTCTGGCTGAATGCCTATAATGCCACCACCGTATCCCTGGTGCTGGAATACTACCCGGTCAGCAGTCTTAATACCGTACGGGTTAAGTCAGCGAATGGCTTTTCACTCTGGGAAGCGCCAACCGTAATGGCAGCCGGCCACGAATATTCCCTGAACCAGGTAGAGCGCACGCAGCTGCGCGACAGGTTTCAGGACCCGCGCATTCATTTTGCCTTGGTAAGCGGCGCCGTTTCCTCGCCCGTGCTGCGTAACGAGGCCTATGAAGGACGCCGCCTGCACGCCCAGCTGGAAGAGCAGACCCAGCGTTTCCTCCTTGATCCGCTGCTTAACACCATTACCCCGGAGCACGCGCAGCTCTCCAGCCTGTTCGACTGGTATTCCGCTGAATTTGGCCCCGATACCACCGCCCTGATCGGTTTTATCAACCGCTACCTGCGCACTCCACTGGCGGCCACGGCTCAAGTGGACTTCCTGCCCTTTGACTGGCGCCTGAACGACCGGCAGGCCCTGAGCGGCACCCAGGCGCTTACCCGCTAG
- a CDS encoding MOSC domain-containing protein — MAASPLTLSALYIYPVKSLGGIPLTEAQVELRGLRHDRRWLIVDARNQFMTQRQQPHMALLQVSPAYNGFLLTHRQRPDLLPLYIPFEATPERTLFVTIWDDMVFAWRGTPAADAWLTEALGQTCRLVYMSDMVMRATEPEHNPANQMVSFADAYPFLLAGEASLQELNTRLAEPVPMDRFRPNFVFSGGTPWQEDTWAEFQIGDVRFQVVRPCARCPVTTINQLTAQKSAEPLRTLATYRAAGNKVLFGQNVTGPGQGVVRLGDVITVHEHREAHA, encoded by the coding sequence ATGGCCGCCTCTCCCCTTACGCTCTCTGCCCTTTATATTTATCCGGTTAAGTCCCTGGGCGGCATTCCGCTGACGGAGGCCCAGGTGGAGCTCCGCGGCCTGCGCCACGACCGGCGCTGGCTGATTGTAGACGCCCGCAACCAGTTTATGACGCAGCGGCAGCAGCCGCATATGGCCCTGCTGCAGGTTTCGCCGGCCTATAACGGCTTCCTGCTCACGCACCGCCAGCGCCCGGATCTGCTTCCATTATATATCCCTTTTGAAGCCACCCCGGAGCGCACGCTTTTCGTCACCATCTGGGACGATATGGTGTTTGCCTGGCGCGGCACCCCCGCCGCCGATGCCTGGCTGACGGAAGCCCTGGGCCAGACCTGCCGGCTGGTTTATATGTCGGATATGGTGATGCGCGCCACGGAGCCGGAGCATAACCCGGCCAATCAGATGGTGAGCTTTGCCGATGCCTACCCCTTTCTGCTGGCCGGCGAAGCCTCCCTGCAGGAGCTGAACACGCGGCTGGCCGAGCCGGTACCCATGGACCGTTTCCGGCCCAACTTCGTGTTTTCCGGCGGCACGCCCTGGCAGGAAGACACCTGGGCTGAGTTTCAGATTGGAGACGTACGTTTTCAGGTGGTAAGGCCCTGCGCCCGTTGCCCGGTTACCACCATCAATCAGCTAACCGCCCAGAAAAGCGCGGAGCCCCTTCGTACGCTGGCTACCTATCGGGCAGCGGGAAACAAAGTGCTGTTCGGGCAAAATGTGACCGGGCCCGGGCAGGGGGTGGTGCGCCTCGGCGACGTAATTACCGTGCATGAACATAGAGAAGCGCACGCCTAG
- a CDS encoding GNAT family N-acetyltransferase, translating into MTSAAPASVTIRPATLEDIPTIIELAEATWEPTYRFIISKEQIDYMYRVIYTPVSLQRQMAEEGHTFLLLYADGHPAGYASFSRQPTGAALYKLHKIYLLPSHQGQGLGQHLIQAVEQATHQLGGRTLELNVNRYNPAIAFYEHQGFQRHQEVDIPIGPYWMHDYVMRKELR; encoded by the coding sequence ATGACGTCTGCTGCTCCCGCTTCTGTTACCATCCGGCCTGCTACGCTGGAGGATATTCCTACCATTATTGAGCTGGCGGAGGCTACCTGGGAGCCAACTTACCGGTTCATCATCTCAAAGGAGCAGATTGACTACATGTACCGGGTGATTTACACGCCGGTATCCCTGCAGCGGCAGATGGCGGAGGAAGGACACACGTTTTTGCTGCTGTATGCGGATGGTCACCCGGCCGGCTACGCCTCTTTTTCGCGCCAGCCCACGGGCGCAGCCCTCTACAAGCTGCATAAGATTTACCTGCTTCCCTCCCACCAGGGCCAGGGACTGGGCCAGCATCTTATTCAGGCCGTAGAGCAGGCCACCCACCAGCTGGGCGGCCGCACGCTGGAGCTGAACGTGAACCGCTACAACCCTGCCATTGCTTTCTATGAGCACCAGGGCTTCCAGCGCCACCAGGAGGTAGATATTCCCATTGGCCCCTACTGGATGCACGACTACGTGATGCGCAAAGAGCTGCGCTAA